The following proteins are encoded in a genomic region of Brachypodium distachyon strain Bd21 chromosome 1, Brachypodium_distachyon_v3.0, whole genome shotgun sequence:
- the LOC100836734 gene encoding flavin-containing monooxygenase FMO GS-OX-like 6 isoform X3, producing MGSLSVAVIGAGAAGLAAARELRREGHGPVVVFERCAGVGGTWLYDDKVSTNHHSSLYASLRTNLPRETMGFLDFPLVSSDSGDSRRFPGHAEVLRYLQEFARRFDLHGMVKLQTEVLSVRREASSSWKVTYSRKQEEKEVIVEEEVFDAVVVCNGHFTHPRLADIAGIDGWPGKQMHSHSYRVADPFHGQVVVVIGYKPSGMDISRDIAGVAKEVHVAIRSPAAAAANISQTQQMPLPANQAHPNLWLHSCTVHIYVERAEGDGSVVFQDGSRVKADAIVHCTGYKYSFPFLDEDDAGINVDDNRVGPLYKHVFPPRLAPHISFIGLPFRAMLFPVFQLQSNWVAGVLSGRIELPSQEEMMKDVAAFYSDLEARGCPKRYTHDLGTSVRFRVRGLAGRAIRAGQD from the exons ATGGGATCGCTGAGCGTGGCGGTGATcggcgcgggggcggcggggctggcggcggcgcgggagctcCGGCGCGAGGGCCACGGccccgtcgtcgtcttcgagCGCTGCGCCGGCGTGGGCGGCACCTGGCTCtacgacgacaaggtcagcaCCAATCACCACTCGAGCCTCTACGCGTCGCTCCGCACCAACCTGCCGCGCGAGACCATGGGATTCCTCGACTTCCCCTTGGTCTCCTCCGATTCCGGCGACTCGCGGAGGTTCCCTGGCCACGCCGAGGTGCTCCGGTACCTCCAGGAGTTCGCCCGGCGGTTCGACCTCCATGGGATGGTTAAGCTCCAGACGGAGGTGCTCAGCgtccgcagggaggccagcagcagctggaAGGTGACGTACTCGAGGAagcaggaggagaaggaagtaATAGTAGAGGAGGAGGTGTtcgacgccgtcgtcgtctgCAACGGCCACTTCACCCACCCGCGCCTCGCCGACATCGCCG GCATAGATGGATGGCCTGGGAAGCAGATGCACAGCCACAGCTACCGCGTGGCAGACCCATTCCACGGCCAA gtggtggtggtgatagGGTACAAGCCGAGTGGGATGGACATTTCCAGGGACATCGCTGGTGTCGCCAAAGAGGTTCACGTCGCCATTCGAtcgcctgcagcagcagctgctaaCATTTCTCAAACGCAGCAGATGCCCTTGCCCGCTAACCAGGCCCATCCCAACTTGTGGCTTCACTCCTGCACGGTACACATATAC gtGGAGCGTGCGGAGGGAGATGGTAGCGTGGTGTTCCAAGACGGCAGCCGGGTCAAAGCGGATGCCATCGTGCACTGCACCGg ATACAAGTATAGCTTCCCGTTCctggacgaggacgacgctGGCATCAACGTGGACGACAACCGTGTCGGCCCATTGTACAAGCATGTCTTCCCGCCACGACTGGCTCCTCACATCTCCTTCATCGGACTGCCCTTCAGG GCAATGCTTTTTCCAGTGTTTCAGCTCCAAAGCAACTGGGTGGCCGGGGTTCTGTCAGGAAGGATCGAGCTCCCATCGCAGGAGGAGATGATGAAGGATGTCGCGGCGTTTTACTCGGACCTGGAAGCTCGCGGGTGCCCCAAGAGATACACTCATGACCTAGGAACCTCGGTACGGT TTCGAGTACGAGGACTGGCTGGCAGAGCGATCCGGGCTGGACAAGATTGA
- the LOC100837046 gene encoding uncharacterized protein LOC100837046, with the protein MAAVMDLDLNCSPPSPEPAPQDHHLKHAMLRQENTFRHQVKDLHRLYWAQKNLTDVPFWMQSDDVLYARHSMDGSHVMDLDDRDNHPGVFGGSYELGKQAVGCGDEVAENLGVRGSVRRKLDHGGVQGRSAYRPVIDLEKPATLDDDDDDVEIVSSAWFSDYANRKGSTGSSETPDSHSPVKGKTTASGSMLIDLNIAQEDDFNVCPDPSKMFCSLLASSRTIQSGECCSNSSKAFHKGGESSIGSSKGSTVTVVTSISAPASAREVMASGLCDPQSSSKPSFVAASKHDVCLGGNIQHQHKLHNVSGMSSQGSMQIRCEVSSVRSSGGNSSSSGVHKLVDREQQGETFAVISDDEMEGIDLNVSLGSIELPSTMVSSFREKHLNADCSEKLSSSHYFTENEGGQNISSIDCPTIRDHHMAASIDAKSARLQDSGIATNRSILIPETPQGHDYACPRLRSSNNGASNLLDTTSRHQADTEEDERIAAKAAETLVSLFTNNAWIADSYCSNNQTAQDRSDEPQVSLDSFEEGVMNLEEMRDDGESVPVTAPDKDGPSCGIKLKRGRGMRDFQREILPGLVSLARHEICDDLHAIGYELRKTRSRRNPGDKCTPSTRSRLPRRCSTAWNQ; encoded by the exons ATGGCCGCGGTCATGGATTTGGATCTCAactgctcgccgccgtcgccggagcctGCCCCGCAGGACCACCACCTCAAGCACGCAATGCTTCGCCAAGAAAACACCTTCCGCCATCAG GTGAAGGACCTGCATAGGCTGTATTGGGCTCAGAAGAATCTCACGGATGTGCCCTTCTGGATGCAATCCGATGATGTGCTGTATGCTCGGCATTCCATGGATGGCTCTCACGTG ATGGATCTGGATGACAGGGATAATCATCCAGGTGTTTTTGGTGGTTCCTATGAGCTAGGCAAGCAGGCAGTTGGATGTGGTGATGAGGTTGCCGAGAATTTGGGTGTAAGGGGTTCTGTTAGGAGAAAACTCGATCATGGTGGCGTACAGGGGAGGTCTGCTTACCGCCCTGTGATCGATTTGGAGAAGCCGGCGACATTggatgacgacgatgatgatgtggagatTGTTTCTTCCGCTTGGTTCAGTGACTATGCAAACCGCAAAG GTTCAACTGGATCTAGTGAGACTCCAGACAGCCATTCACCTGTCAAAGGAAAGACTACTGCATCTGGAAGCATGCTTATCGATCTGAATATTGCTCAAGAAGATGATTTTAATGTTTGCCCTGATCCTTCCAAAATGTTCTGTTCTCTTTTGGCTAGTTCAAGAACAATACAATCTGGAGAATGTTGCAGTAATTCCAGCAAAGCATTCCACAAGGGAGGTGAATCGAGCATTGGATCATCCAAAGGCTCCACGGTCACAGTTGTGACGTCCATCTCTGCTCCAGCCAGCGCGAGGGAAGTGATGGCTTCAGGTCTGTGTGACCCTCAGAGCAGTTCCAAGCCTTCCTTTGTGGCAGCTTCAAAACATGATGTATGTCTTGGAGGAAATATCCAACATCAACATAAACTACATAATGTTTCTGGAATGAGTTCTCAGGGATCTATGCAAATTCGGTGTGAAGTGTCCTCAGTTAGGTCAAGCGGTggaaattcttcttcttcaggtgTACATAAATTGGTAGACAGGGAGCAACAAGGTGAGACTTTTGCAGTAATCTCTGATGATGAAATGGAGGGTATTGACTTAAATGTGTCACTTGGAAGCATTGAGTTGCCATCAACGATGGTCAGCAGTTTCAGAGAGAAACATTTAAATGCTGACTGCAGTGAAAAACTTTCGTCCAGCCATTACTTTACTGAGAATGAGGGCGGGCAAAATATTTCTTCCATTGATTGTCCAACTATAAGAGATCATCACATGGCTGCAAGTATAGATGCTAAGAGTGCGCGGTTGCAAGATTCTGGAATTGCAACTAACAGGTCGATTTTGATTCCAGAAACCCCCCAAGGTCATGACTACGCTTGTCCAAGATTGAGATCATCAAATAACGGAGCATCGAATCTTCTGGATACTACCAGCAGGCATCAAGCTGACACAGAAGAGGATGAAAGAATAGCAGCCAAGGCAGCTGAGACACTTGTTTCCTTATTCACGAACAACGCATGGATTGCGGACAGCTATTGTAGCAACAATCAGACAGCTCAGGATAGAAGCGATGAACCTCAGGTTTCGCTGGATTCTTTTGAGGAAGGTGTAATGAACCTAGAGGAGATGAGAGATGATGGGGAATCAGTCCCTGTGACAGCGCCAGATAAGGATGGGCCTTCCTGTGGTATTAAGCtgaagagagggagggggatGAGAGATTTCCAAAGGGAAATACTACCTGGACTCGTCTCTCTGGCGAGGCACGAGATATGCGACGATTTGCATGCTATAGGGTATGAGCTCAGAAAAACTCGGTCAAGGAGAAATCCTGGGGACAAGTGTACTCCCTCGACCAGATCAAGACTGCCTAGGCGTTGTTCTACCGCATGGAACCAATGA
- the LOC100836734 gene encoding flavin-containing monooxygenase FMO GS-OX-like 4 isoform X2, with protein MGSLSVAVIGAGAAGLAAARELRREGHGPVVVFERCAGVGGTWLYDDKVSTNHHSSLYASLRTNLPRETMGFLDFPLVSSDSGDSRRFPGHAEVLRYLQEFARRFDLHGMVKLQTEVLSVRREASSSWKVTYSRKQEEKEVIVEEEVFDAVVVCNGHFTHPRLADIAGIDGWPGKQMHSHSYRVADPFHGQVVVVIGYKPSGMDISRDIAGVAKEVHVAIRSPAAAAANISQTQQMPLPANQAHPNLWLHSCTVERAEGDGSVVFQDGSRVKADAIVHCTGYKYSFPFLDEDDAGINVDDNRVGPLYKHVFPPRLAPHISFIGLPFRAMLFPVFQLQSNWVAGVLSGRIELPSQEEMMKDVAAFYSDLEARGCPKRYTHDLGTSFEYEDWLAERSGLDKIEEWRKAVYLAARKNVTDRPEAYRDDDRSLRYDATGCV; from the exons ATGGGATCGCTGAGCGTGGCGGTGATcggcgcgggggcggcggggctggcggcggcgcgggagctcCGGCGCGAGGGCCACGGccccgtcgtcgtcttcgagCGCTGCGCCGGCGTGGGCGGCACCTGGCTCtacgacgacaaggtcagcaCCAATCACCACTCGAGCCTCTACGCGTCGCTCCGCACCAACCTGCCGCGCGAGACCATGGGATTCCTCGACTTCCCCTTGGTCTCCTCCGATTCCGGCGACTCGCGGAGGTTCCCTGGCCACGCCGAGGTGCTCCGGTACCTCCAGGAGTTCGCCCGGCGGTTCGACCTCCATGGGATGGTTAAGCTCCAGACGGAGGTGCTCAGCgtccgcagggaggccagcagcagctggaAGGTGACGTACTCGAGGAagcaggaggagaaggaagtaATAGTAGAGGAGGAGGTGTtcgacgccgtcgtcgtctgCAACGGCCACTTCACCCACCCGCGCCTCGCCGACATCGCCG GCATAGATGGATGGCCTGGGAAGCAGATGCACAGCCACAGCTACCGCGTGGCAGACCCATTCCACGGCCAA gtggtggtggtgatagGGTACAAGCCGAGTGGGATGGACATTTCCAGGGACATCGCTGGTGTCGCCAAAGAGGTTCACGTCGCCATTCGAtcgcctgcagcagcagctgctaaCATTTCTCAAACGCAGCAGATGCCCTTGCCCGCTAACCAGGCCCATCCCAACTTGTGGCTTCACTCCTGCACG gtGGAGCGTGCGGAGGGAGATGGTAGCGTGGTGTTCCAAGACGGCAGCCGGGTCAAAGCGGATGCCATCGTGCACTGCACCGg ATACAAGTATAGCTTCCCGTTCctggacgaggacgacgctGGCATCAACGTGGACGACAACCGTGTCGGCCCATTGTACAAGCATGTCTTCCCGCCACGACTGGCTCCTCACATCTCCTTCATCGGACTGCCCTTCAGG GCAATGCTTTTTCCAGTGTTTCAGCTCCAAAGCAACTGGGTGGCCGGGGTTCTGTCAGGAAGGATCGAGCTCCCATCGCAGGAGGAGATGATGAAGGATGTCGCGGCGTTTTACTCGGACCTGGAAGCTCGCGGGTGCCCCAAGAGATACACTCATGACCTAGGAACCTCG TTCGAGTACGAGGACTGGCTGGCAGAGCGATCCGGGCTGGACAAGATTGAGGAGTGGAGGAAAGCAGTGTACCTTGCAGCAAGAAAGAACGTAACGGATCGCCCGGAGGCCTACCGGGATGACGACAGATCGCTTCGATATGATGCCACCGGGTGCGTTTGA
- the LOC100836734 gene encoding flavin-containing monooxygenase FMO GS-OX-like 4 isoform X1: MGSLSVAVIGAGAAGLAAARELRREGHGPVVVFERCAGVGGTWLYDDKVSTNHHSSLYASLRTNLPRETMGFLDFPLVSSDSGDSRRFPGHAEVLRYLQEFARRFDLHGMVKLQTEVLSVRREASSSWKVTYSRKQEEKEVIVEEEVFDAVVVCNGHFTHPRLADIAGIDGWPGKQMHSHSYRVADPFHGQVVVVIGYKPSGMDISRDIAGVAKEVHVAIRSPAAAAANISQTQQMPLPANQAHPNLWLHSCTVHIYVERAEGDGSVVFQDGSRVKADAIVHCTGYKYSFPFLDEDDAGINVDDNRVGPLYKHVFPPRLAPHISFIGLPFRAMLFPVFQLQSNWVAGVLSGRIELPSQEEMMKDVAAFYSDLEARGCPKRYTHDLGTSFEYEDWLAERSGLDKIEEWRKAVYLAARKNVTDRPEAYRDDDRSLRYDATGCV, from the exons ATGGGATCGCTGAGCGTGGCGGTGATcggcgcgggggcggcggggctggcggcggcgcgggagctcCGGCGCGAGGGCCACGGccccgtcgtcgtcttcgagCGCTGCGCCGGCGTGGGCGGCACCTGGCTCtacgacgacaaggtcagcaCCAATCACCACTCGAGCCTCTACGCGTCGCTCCGCACCAACCTGCCGCGCGAGACCATGGGATTCCTCGACTTCCCCTTGGTCTCCTCCGATTCCGGCGACTCGCGGAGGTTCCCTGGCCACGCCGAGGTGCTCCGGTACCTCCAGGAGTTCGCCCGGCGGTTCGACCTCCATGGGATGGTTAAGCTCCAGACGGAGGTGCTCAGCgtccgcagggaggccagcagcagctggaAGGTGACGTACTCGAGGAagcaggaggagaaggaagtaATAGTAGAGGAGGAGGTGTtcgacgccgtcgtcgtctgCAACGGCCACTTCACCCACCCGCGCCTCGCCGACATCGCCG GCATAGATGGATGGCCTGGGAAGCAGATGCACAGCCACAGCTACCGCGTGGCAGACCCATTCCACGGCCAA gtggtggtggtgatagGGTACAAGCCGAGTGGGATGGACATTTCCAGGGACATCGCTGGTGTCGCCAAAGAGGTTCACGTCGCCATTCGAtcgcctgcagcagcagctgctaaCATTTCTCAAACGCAGCAGATGCCCTTGCCCGCTAACCAGGCCCATCCCAACTTGTGGCTTCACTCCTGCACGGTACACATATAC gtGGAGCGTGCGGAGGGAGATGGTAGCGTGGTGTTCCAAGACGGCAGCCGGGTCAAAGCGGATGCCATCGTGCACTGCACCGg ATACAAGTATAGCTTCCCGTTCctggacgaggacgacgctGGCATCAACGTGGACGACAACCGTGTCGGCCCATTGTACAAGCATGTCTTCCCGCCACGACTGGCTCCTCACATCTCCTTCATCGGACTGCCCTTCAGG GCAATGCTTTTTCCAGTGTTTCAGCTCCAAAGCAACTGGGTGGCCGGGGTTCTGTCAGGAAGGATCGAGCTCCCATCGCAGGAGGAGATGATGAAGGATGTCGCGGCGTTTTACTCGGACCTGGAAGCTCGCGGGTGCCCCAAGAGATACACTCATGACCTAGGAACCTCG TTCGAGTACGAGGACTGGCTGGCAGAGCGATCCGGGCTGGACAAGATTGAGGAGTGGAGGAAAGCAGTGTACCTTGCAGCAAGAAAGAACGTAACGGATCGCCCGGAGGCCTACCGGGATGACGACAGATCGCTTCGATATGATGCCACCGGGTGCGTTTGA
- the LOC100836422 gene encoding probable xyloglucan galactosyltransferase GT19 produces the protein MPRHLLITACNFLPILFFFFFFFSSPVVVLTAAALPDPCAGRRVHIRRLPPRFNTDLLGHCSTAFPLADHPSSTPSCASLANHGLGPRTHNRTRSWHRTDGRLLEPFFHRRVLDLPCLAADPAAADAVFLPYYASLDALPFVLEPAMLNFSAIHGVPLAQFLERDRPDVLKRNHGHDHFLVLAGPAWDYAQPPESEPRLWGTTSILRRPEFVNFTFLTLESRAWPWQEHAIPHPTAFHPPTFPRLQAWIARARRSRRTSLMLYAGGVSRPSKPNIRGSILAECANRTDNVCSLIDCSGGACALDPAHYMIPMLRSRFCLQPPGDTPTRRSTFDAVLAGCVPVFFEHASARTQYGWHLPPERYDEFSVTIPKDSVVLGGVVIAETLAAVPEVEVARMRARLLEMAPRVVYRRHGTSTAGEMGMDAIDIAVDGVLRRIRKRFKALQDGQAEAIYSMDDDNQEII, from the coding sequence ATGCCGCGCCATCTCCTAATAACCGCCTGCAACTTCCTCCcgatcctcttcttcttcttcttcttcttctccagccccgtcgtcgtcctaaccgccgccgccttgccaGACCCatgcgccggccgccgcgtccacatccgccgcctgccgccgcgctTCAACACGGATCTTCTTGGCCACTGCTCCACCGCCTTCCCGCTCGCCGACCACCCGTCCTCGACGCCCTCCTGCGCCTCGCTCGCCAACCACGGCCTCGGCCCGCGCACCCACAACCGGACCCGCTCATGGCACCGCACCGACGGCCGCCTGCTGGAGCCCTTCTTCCACCGCCGCGTCCTCGACCTCCcctgcctcgccgccgacccggccgccgctgacgccgtcttcctcccttACTACGCCTCCCTCGACGCGCTCCCCTTCGTGCTCGAGCCGGCCATGCTCAACTTCTCCGCCATCCATGGCGTGCCGCTCGCCCAGTTCCTGGAGCGCGACCGGCCCGATGTCCTGAAGCGAAATCACGGGCATGACCATTTCCTTGTATTGGCCGGACCCGCGTGGGACTACGCGCAGCCGCCGGAGAGCGAGCCCAGGCTATGGGGAACCACGTCgatcctccgccgcccggAGTTCGTCAACTTCACGTTCCTGACCTTGGAGTCCCGGGCGTGGCCATGGCAGGAGCACGCCATCCCGCACCCGACGGCATTCCACCCCCCGACATTCCCTCGTCTCCAAGCCTGGatcgcccgcgcgcgccgctctcgcAGGACATCCCTGATGCTGTACGCGGGCGGCGTGTCCAGGCCGTCCAAGCCCAACATCCGGGGCTCCATCCTCGCCGAGTGCGCCAACCGCACCGACAACGTCTGTTCCCTCATCGACTGCTCCGGCGGCGCCTGCGCGCTCGACCCCGCGCACTACATGATCCCCATGCTCAGGTCCAGGTTCTGTCTTCAGCCGCCCGGGGACACACCCACGCGACGCTCCACGTTCGACGCCGTCCTGGCAGGGTGCGTGCCGGTCTTCTTCGAGCACGCCTCCGCCAGGACGCAGTACGGCTGGCACCTGCCGCCGGAGAGGTACGACGAGTTCTCCGTGACGATACCCAAGGATTCTGTGGTGCTTGGGGGAGTGGTGATCGCGGAGACGTtggcggcggtgccggaggtggaggtggccaGGATGCGCGCCAGGCTGCTGGAGATGGCGCCCAGGGTGGTGTACCGGCGGCATGGGACTAGCACGGCGGGGGAGATGGGGATGGACGCCATCGACATTGCCGTCGATGGGGTGCTGAGGAGGATACGGAAGCGGTTCAAGGCGCTCCAGGATGGTCAAGCAGAGGCTATCTACTCCATGGACGACGACAACCAAGAGATCATCTAG